The proteins below come from a single Comamonas antarctica genomic window:
- the thiC gene encoding phosphomethylpyrimidine synthase ThiC — translation MNARAPELSTPSFSDLLAQSRLPFPASCKRYLPGQLHAELRVPVRDIALTNGEQVSVYDTSGPYTDPAVQIDIRRGLPALRAPWIDARADSEWYVGRPRAALDDGSQSEEAQRLKQLRAEAAGLQRQPRRAKSGANVTQMHYARRGIITPEMEYVALRENGRREWIAAYQQDSAREGRLAGNPLGASIPALITPEFVRDEVARGRAIIPANINHPEIEPMAIGRNFKVKINANIGNSAVTSSIEEEVEKLVWATRWGADNVMDLSTGKNIHTTRDWILRNSPVPIGTVPIYQALEKVGGVAEDLTWAIFRDTLVEQAEQGVDYFTIHAGVRLAFIHLTAARRTGIVSRGGSIMAKWCMAHHRESFLHAHFEDICDIMKQYDVSFSLGDGLRPGCASDANDEAQFAELKTLGELTQIAWKHDVQTMIEGPGHVPMHLIQANMAEQLKHCHEAPFYTLGPLTIDIAPGYDHIASAIGAAMIGWMGTAMLCYVTPKEHLGLPDRDDVKQGIMAYKIAAHAADVAKGHPGARARDDALSQARFDFRWQDQFNLGLDPDTAQAYHDETLPKDAAKVAHFCSMCGPKFCSMKITQEVREFAARKGLADEAALAQGLEEKASEFQQAGGQFYLPITPVK, via the coding sequence ATGAATGCCCGTGCACCCGAACTTTCGACCCCGTCCTTCAGCGACCTGCTGGCGCAATCGCGCCTGCCGTTTCCCGCTTCCTGCAAACGCTATCTGCCCGGTCAGCTGCATGCCGAACTGCGCGTGCCGGTGCGCGATATCGCGCTGACCAATGGCGAACAGGTCAGCGTCTACGACACCTCCGGCCCGTATACCGATCCGGCGGTGCAGATCGACATCCGCCGCGGCCTGCCGGCGCTGCGCGCACCCTGGATCGATGCGCGCGCCGACAGCGAGTGGTATGTGGGACGCCCGCGCGCTGCACTCGATGACGGCAGCCAGAGCGAGGAGGCCCAGCGCCTCAAGCAGCTGCGCGCCGAGGCCGCGGGCCTGCAGCGCCAGCCGCGGCGCGCGAAAAGCGGGGCCAACGTGACGCAGATGCACTACGCGCGCCGCGGCATCATCACCCCCGAGATGGAATACGTGGCGCTGCGCGAGAATGGCCGGCGCGAATGGATCGCCGCCTACCAGCAGGACTCGGCGCGCGAAGGGCGGCTGGCGGGCAACCCGCTGGGCGCGAGCATTCCGGCCCTCATCACGCCCGAGTTCGTGCGCGACGAGGTGGCGCGCGGCCGGGCCATCATTCCGGCCAACATCAACCACCCGGAGATCGAGCCGATGGCCATCGGCCGCAACTTCAAGGTGAAGATCAACGCCAACATCGGCAACTCGGCCGTGACGTCGAGCATCGAGGAAGAGGTCGAGAAGCTGGTCTGGGCCACGCGCTGGGGCGCCGACAACGTGATGGACCTGTCGACGGGCAAGAACATCCACACCACGCGCGACTGGATCCTGCGCAACTCGCCCGTGCCCATCGGCACGGTGCCGATCTACCAGGCGCTGGAGAAGGTCGGCGGCGTGGCCGAGGACCTGACCTGGGCGATCTTCCGCGACACGCTGGTCGAGCAGGCGGAGCAGGGCGTCGACTACTTCACCATCCATGCCGGGGTGCGCCTGGCCTTCATCCACCTCACGGCCGCGCGGCGCACGGGCATCGTCTCGCGCGGCGGCTCGATCATGGCCAAGTGGTGCATGGCGCACCACCGCGAAAGCTTTCTGCACGCGCACTTCGAGGACATCTGCGACATCATGAAGCAGTACGACGTGAGCTTCAGCCTGGGCGACGGGCTGCGCCCGGGCTGCGCCAGCGACGCCAACGACGAGGCGCAGTTCGCCGAGCTCAAGACCCTGGGCGAGCTCACGCAGATCGCCTGGAAGCACGACGTGCAGACCATGATCGAGGGCCCGGGCCATGTGCCCATGCACCTGATCCAGGCCAACATGGCCGAGCAGCTCAAGCACTGCCACGAGGCGCCGTTCTACACGCTGGGTCCGCTGACCATCGACATCGCGCCGGGCTACGACCATATTGCAAGCGCCATCGGCGCGGCCATGATCGGCTGGATGGGCACGGCGATGCTGTGCTATGTCACGCCCAAGGAGCACCTGGGCCTGCCCGACCGCGACGACGTCAAGCAGGGCATCATGGCGTACAAGATCGCCGCGCATGCAGCCGATGTCGCCAAGGGGCATCCGGGCGCGCGCGCACGCGACGACGCGCTGTCGCAGGCGCGTTTCGATTTCCGCTGGCAGGACCAGTTCAATCTGGGGCTCGATCCCGACACGGCCCAGGCCTACCACGACGAGACCCTGCCCAAGGACGCGGCCAAGGTCGCGCATTTCTGCTCGATGTGCGGCCCCAAGTTCTGCTCGATGAAGATCACGCAGGAAGTGCGCGAATTCGCCGCGCGCAAGGGGCTGGCCGACGAGGCGGCACTGGCCCAGGGGCTCGAGGAAAAAGCCAGCGAGTTCCAGCAGGCCGGCGGGCAGTTCTATCTGCCGATCACACCCGTGAAGTGA
- the pmbA gene encoding metalloprotease PmbA, translating to MKKPRPRSVSTAAAQADSGFSYSRPFFEDLVDRALAHARKLGATDAGAEASEGCGLSVSVRKGALETVERNRDKSLGVTVYLGNRRGNASTSDFSEAAVAQTVQAAYDIARFTAEDPTGGLPDPADIAEPGTHRDLDLFHPWDITSEDAAALAMECEAAALKTHKRITNSEGAGVSVQQSHFFSAHSNGFRGGYASSRHSLSVAPIASLPGRNAEMQRDAWYSSMRAASELASPAEVGRYAAQRALSRLGSRKIPTTECPVLFESTLAAGLLGSFVHAVSGGALYRKTSFLVDSLGKPVFPKHIDVLEDPFILRGKGSSPFDEEGVRVQPRKVIDAGRVQGYFLSSYSARKLGMKTTGNSGGSHNLVMSSRLTRAGDDLDAMLKKLGTGLFVIELMGQGVNYVTGDYSRGASGFWVENGEIAFPVHEITIAGNLKTMFKGIEAIGADTYNYGAKTVGSVLINRMKVAGS from the coding sequence ATGAAAAAACCCCGCCCCCGCTCCGTAAGCACCGCCGCCGCGCAGGCCGATTCCGGCTTCAGCTACAGCCGTCCCTTCTTTGAAGACCTCGTGGACCGTGCCCTGGCGCATGCCAGGAAGCTTGGCGCCACCGATGCCGGCGCCGAAGCCTCCGAAGGCTGCGGCCTGTCGGTGAGCGTGCGCAAGGGCGCGCTGGAGACCGTGGAGCGCAACCGCGACAAGTCGCTGGGCGTGACCGTCTACCTGGGCAACCGGCGCGGCAATGCCAGCACCTCCGACTTCTCCGAAGCGGCCGTGGCGCAGACCGTGCAGGCCGCGTATGACATCGCGCGCTTCACGGCCGAGGATCCGACCGGCGGCCTGCCCGATCCCGCCGACATCGCCGAACCCGGCACCCATCGCGATCTGGACCTGTTCCATCCCTGGGACATCACCAGCGAGGACGCGGCGGCCCTGGCCATGGAATGCGAAGCCGCGGCGCTCAAGACGCACAAGCGCATCACCAACAGCGAAGGCGCGGGCGTCTCCGTGCAGCAAAGCCATTTCTTCAGCGCCCATTCGAATGGTTTTCGCGGCGGCTATGCCAGCTCGCGCCACAGCCTGTCGGTCGCGCCCATCGCCTCGCTGCCGGGCCGCAATGCCGAGATGCAGCGCGACGCCTGGTACAGCTCGATGCGCGCCGCCTCCGAGCTGGCCTCGCCTGCCGAGGTCGGCCGCTACGCCGCGCAGCGCGCGCTGAGCCGCCTGGGCAGCCGCAAGATCCCAACCACCGAATGCCCGGTGCTGTTCGAGTCGACGCTGGCCGCGGGCCTGCTCGGCAGCTTCGTGCATGCGGTCAGCGGCGGCGCGCTCTACCGCAAGACCAGCTTCCTGGTGGACTCGCTGGGCAAGCCGGTATTCCCCAAGCACATCGACGTGCTGGAAGACCCGTTCATCCTGCGCGGCAAGGGCAGCTCGCCGTTCGACGAGGAAGGCGTGCGCGTGCAGCCGCGCAAGGTCATCGACGCGGGCCGCGTGCAGGGCTACTTCCTGTCGAGCTACTCGGCGCGCAAGCTGGGCATGAAGACCACCGGCAATTCGGGCGGCTCGCACAACCTGGTCATGAGCTCGCGCCTCACGCGCGCCGGCGACGACCTCGATGCGATGCTCAAGAAGCTCGGCACCGGCCTGTTCGTGATCGAACTCATGGGCCAGGGCGTCAATTACGTGACCGGCGACTATTCGCGCGGCGCGAGCGGCTTCTGGGTGGAGAACGGCGAGATTGCGTTTCCGGTGCACGAGATCACCATCGCCGGCAACCTCAAGACGATGTTCAAGGGCATCGAAGCCATTGGCGCCGATACCTACAACTACGGTGCCAAGACCGTGGGTTCGGTGCTGATCAACCGCATGAAGGTCGCGGGCAGCTGA
- the mog gene encoding molybdopterin adenylyltransferase — translation MHDAVRIGIVSISDRASSGAYVDQGLPALQDWLGRALHNPVTFDARLIPDEQDLISATLVELVDAGCSLVLTTGGTGPALRDVTPEATLAIADKEMPGFGEQMRQISLRFVPTAILSRQVAVIRGQSLIINLPGQPKAIAQTLEGLRDADGQSLVPGIFAAVPYCIDLLGGPYLETRSEVCAAFRPKNAQRPAAG, via the coding sequence ATGCATGACGCGGTGCGCATCGGCATCGTGTCGATCAGCGACCGCGCCAGCAGCGGCGCCTACGTCGACCAGGGCCTGCCAGCGTTGCAGGACTGGCTGGGCCGTGCGCTGCACAACCCGGTCACGTTCGACGCGCGGCTGATTCCCGACGAGCAGGATCTGATCAGCGCGACGCTGGTCGAGCTGGTCGACGCGGGCTGCAGCCTGGTGCTGACCACGGGCGGCACCGGCCCGGCGCTGCGCGATGTCACACCCGAAGCCACGCTGGCCATTGCCGACAAGGAAATGCCGGGCTTCGGCGAGCAGATGCGCCAGATCAGCCTGCGCTTCGTGCCCACGGCCATCCTGTCGCGCCAGGTCGCGGTGATCCGCGGCCAGAGCCTGATCATCAATCTGCCGGGCCAGCCCAAGGCCATTGCGCAGACGCTCGAAGGCCTCAGGGATGCCGACGGCCAGAGCCTGGTGCCCGGCATCTTCGCGGCCGTGCCCTACTGCATCGACCTGCTGGGCGGTCCGTACCTCGAGACGCGCAGCGAAGTCTGCGCCGCGTTCCGGCCGAAGAACGCGCAGCGCCCGGCGGCCGGCTGA
- the yjgA gene encoding ribosome biogenesis factor YjgA — protein sequence MSRKPKKGYFVKGHFVAEGSELDLELKAELKGTWDSSRTDMKRESDALQKLGEDLLGLRSDLLARLQLSDKLLDALAEARRITNFEGKRRQMQYIGKIMRKLEESQVAAIHAAMDEQRNGSPTEKLSVLQAEQWRERLLAEDGALAEWLDSFPDTDSQQIRALIRQARKDSQAAAAAAPAVPEGEMPAPRKASRAYRELFALLRAQISGNSAQPGADAADEDEDEEDA from the coding sequence ATGTCACGCAAACCCAAAAAAGGCTACTTCGTGAAAGGCCACTTCGTTGCCGAAGGCAGCGAACTCGACCTCGAACTCAAGGCCGAACTCAAAGGTACCTGGGACTCCAGCCGTACCGATATGAAGCGCGAAAGCGATGCGCTGCAAAAGCTCGGCGAAGACCTGCTCGGCCTGCGCAGCGACCTGCTGGCGCGCCTGCAACTGTCCGACAAGCTGCTCGATGCGCTGGCCGAAGCGCGCCGCATCACCAACTTCGAAGGCAAGCGCCGCCAGATGCAGTACATCGGCAAGATCATGCGCAAGCTCGAGGAATCGCAGGTCGCGGCCATTCATGCCGCCATGGACGAGCAGCGCAATGGCTCGCCCACGGAAAAACTCAGCGTATTGCAGGCCGAGCAATGGCGCGAGCGCCTGCTGGCCGAGGACGGCGCACTGGCCGAATGGCTCGACAGCTTCCCCGACACCGACTCGCAGCAGATCCGCGCACTGATCCGCCAGGCGCGCAAGGACAGCCAGGCCGCAGCCGCCGCTGCCCCGGCCGTGCCCGAGGGCGAAATGCCCGCGCCGCGCAAGGCCAGCCGCGCCTACCGCGAACTTTTCGCGCTGCTGCGCGCGCAGATCTCGGGCAACAGCGCCCAGCCCGGCGCCGACGCCGCCGACGAGGACGAGGACGAAGAAGATGCATGA
- a CDS encoding methyl-accepting chemotaxis protein, translating to MSSSIALHLPRIFPSPAASVPSRNAPAASTPVAWRRSLGARLQLIFALALALGWGSAGVGLWALDRSQDALQRVIAERSAAERQVADAFWLQSRNIERLKAMALSSEPEVGDVLGAEVATDEAAYARLRQAVDGAGHGANEQALWQALDERHAAFLAASAALVAARDSGLTQRIRETVDQQFLPAAQAFTQQLQALSSHQRQAMDEAAGQAAQSAATARGFLLALCAASVLLGLWLGWALRRWIVQPLALAHGAAQRVAALDLRTDLHSRGQDEAGQMLGAMARMQASLRELVGQLQGATRHVAEASQEIARGNHDLSQRTEHGALQLQAASEHLAMLSETTTLAASAADRGQQVAQQASQSAQASGESIEALAGTIHHMAGSAQRIADITGVIDTLAFQTNLLALNAAVEAARAGEHGRGFSVVAAEVRALANRSADAAKEIKQLVQASGAQVEKSSRLATEARARTAQMLQAIAQATLSMADITRQAHGQQQDISALHAAVHALSDHAQHNAALVQESAAAALSLQDQAAALSRIATRFALPG from the coding sequence ATGTCTTCTTCCATTGCCCTTCACCTGCCGCGGATCTTCCCGTCCCCGGCCGCCTCCGTCCCCTCCCGCAATGCCCCCGCGGCGTCCACCCCCGTGGCATGGCGCCGCTCGCTGGGCGCGCGCCTGCAGCTGATCTTCGCGCTGGCGCTGGCGCTGGGCTGGGGCTCGGCCGGCGTGGGACTCTGGGCGCTCGACCGCAGCCAGGATGCGCTCCAGCGCGTGATCGCCGAACGCAGCGCGGCGGAGCGCCAGGTGGCCGATGCGTTCTGGCTGCAGTCGCGCAACATCGAGCGCCTCAAGGCCATGGCCTTGAGTTCCGAACCCGAGGTCGGCGACGTGCTGGGTGCGGAGGTGGCAACCGACGAAGCGGCCTACGCCAGACTGCGCCAGGCGGTGGACGGCGCGGGTCATGGCGCGAACGAGCAAGCGCTGTGGCAGGCGCTCGACGAACGCCATGCGGCGTTTCTTGCCGCCAGCGCGGCGCTGGTGGCGGCGCGCGACAGCGGCCTCACGCAGCGCATCCGCGAGACCGTGGACCAGCAGTTCCTGCCCGCGGCGCAGGCGTTCACGCAGCAGCTGCAGGCGCTGTCGAGCCACCAGCGCCAGGCCATGGACGAAGCCGCGGGCCAGGCCGCGCAAAGCGCGGCCACGGCGCGCGGCTTCCTGCTGGCGCTGTGCGCGGCTTCGGTGCTGCTGGGCCTGTGGCTCGGCTGGGCGCTGCGCCGCTGGATCGTGCAGCCGCTGGCACTGGCGCATGGCGCCGCGCAGCGCGTGGCCGCGCTCGATCTGCGCACCGACCTGCACAGCCGCGGCCAGGACGAAGCCGGGCAGATGCTGGGCGCGATGGCGCGCATGCAGGCCAGCCTGCGCGAGCTCGTCGGCCAGCTGCAGGGCGCGACGCGCCATGTGGCCGAGGCATCGCAGGAGATCGCGCGCGGCAACCACGACCTGTCGCAGCGCACCGAGCATGGCGCGCTGCAGTTGCAAGCCGCGAGCGAGCATCTGGCCATGCTGTCCGAAACCACGACGCTGGCCGCCAGCGCCGCCGACCGCGGCCAGCAGGTGGCGCAGCAAGCCAGCCAAAGCGCGCAGGCCAGCGGCGAATCGATCGAGGCGCTGGCCGGCACCATCCACCACATGGCGGGCAGCGCGCAGCGCATTGCCGACATCACCGGCGTGATCGACACGCTGGCCTTCCAGACCAACCTGCTGGCATTGAACGCCGCGGTCGAGGCCGCGCGTGCGGGCGAGCACGGCCGCGGCTTCAGCGTGGTCGCGGCCGAGGTGCGCGCGCTGGCCAACCGCAGCGCCGACGCGGCCAAGGAGATCAAGCAACTGGTGCAGGCTTCGGGCGCGCAGGTCGAGAAAAGCAGCCGCCTGGCGACCGAAGCGCGCGCCCGCACCGCGCAGATGCTGCAGGCCATCGCGCAGGCCACGCTGAGCATGGCCGACATCACCCGCCAGGCGCACGGCCAGCAACAAGACATCAGCGCGCTGCATGCGGCCGTGCATGCGCTCAGCGACCATGCGCAGCACAATGCCGCGCTGGTGCAGGAGTCGGCCGCGGCCGCGCTGAGCCTGCAGGACCAGGCGGCAGCCTTGTCGAGGATTGCGACCCGGTTTGCGCTGCCGGGTTGA